Below is a genomic region from Streptomyces sp. RPA4-2.
GCCGCGGCCCGGCCCACCCTGGACCGGCTGTCGGACGACACGACCGAGACCATCCACCTGGCACGCCTGGACGGTACGAACGTCGTCTATCTGGCCACCCGCCAGTCCCAGCACTATCTGCGCCCCTTCACCCGGGTGGGCCGCCGCCTCCCGGCGCACTCGACCTCGCTGGGCAAGGCGCTGCTCGCCACCCACACCGACGAGCAGGTCCGCAAGATGCTCCCGGAGACGCTCCCCGCCCTCACCGAGCACACGATCACCGACCGGGAGAAGCTCATCGAGGAGCTGCGCCAGGTACGGGAGCAGGGCTTCGCCGTGGACCGCGAGGAGAACACGCTGGGGCTGCGCTGCTTCGGCGTCGCGATCCCGTACCGCACCCCGGCCCGTGACGCGATCAGCTGCTCGGTGCCGGTCGCCCGGCTCACCCCCGCGCACGAGCAGATGGTGAAGGACGCGCTGTTCGACGCCCGCGACCGGCTGACGCTCGCCACCCGGAGGCTCTGAACCATGGAGATCGCTCTCCGCCCGGTCCACGACAGCGACCTGCCGGTCTTCTACCGGCAGCTGAACGACCCGGAGTCCCTGCGGATGGCCGCGTTCACCCCCAGGGACCCGGCCGACCGGGACGCGTTCGACGCCCACTGGAAGCGTGTCCGCGCCTCGCCCGGCACGCTGACGCGCACGGTCCTCGCGGACGGCGACGTCGTGGGCAGCGCCGCGGTGTACGGGGAGCCCGGCGAGCGCGAGGTCACGTACTGGATCGACCGGGCCTACTGGGGCCGCGGCATCGCGACGGCCGCGCTGCGGGGCCTGCTGGCCGAGGTGCCCGAGCGCCCGCTGTACGCGCGGGCGGCGGCCGACAACCCCGGGTCGCGGCGGGTCCTGGAGAAGTGCGGGTTCCAGCTCACCGCGAAGGCGCGGGGGTACGCGCACGCGCGCGGCGAGGAGACGGACGAGGTCGTTCTCACCCTGGCGCGCTGACCAGGCCCTCATGAACGGCGCATGAGAAATGCGGGCGAAGGGAACGATCCACCCCCGTCCGCTCGTCCTTCTGAGCGGGATGAACAAGACGATCAGGCGTGCCGCCGTCTTCACCCTGCTGCTCGTGCTCTCCCTGCTGATCAGGGCGACCTGGGTGCAGTTCTACGACGGCAGGGCACTCGCGGACGACAAGAACAACCGGCGCAACGCGATCGAGCAGTACGCGAACCCGCTCGGGAACATCATCGTGGCCGGCGACGCGATCACCGGCTCCACGCAGACGAAGGGCAGCGACCTCAGGTACAAGCGCACGTACACCGACGGCAGCCTGTACGCGGCCGTCACGGGCTACAGCTCGCAGGTGTTCGGGGCGACCCAGCTGGAGGGCATCTACCGGAACCTGCTGGACGGCACGGACGACCAGCTCAAGAACCCTCTCGACACGGTCACCGGCAAGCGCTCCGATCCGGGTGACGTGGTCACGACGATCGAC
It encodes:
- a CDS encoding IclR family transcriptional regulator, producing MSAGETGGGAQVKSAVRTVELLEYFAGRPGMHSLAAVQEAVGYPKSSLYMLLRTLVELGWVETDATGTRYGIGVRALLVGTSYIDGDEVVAAARPTLDRLSDDTTETIHLARLDGTNVVYLATRQSQHYLRPFTRVGRRLPAHSTSLGKALLATHTDEQVRKMLPETLPALTEHTITDREKLIEELRQVREQGFAVDREENTLGLRCFGVAIPYRTPARDAISCSVPVARLTPAHEQMVKDALFDARDRLTLATRRL
- a CDS encoding GNAT family N-acetyltransferase, coding for MEIALRPVHDSDLPVFYRQLNDPESLRMAAFTPRDPADRDAFDAHWKRVRASPGTLTRTVLADGDVVGSAAVYGEPGEREVTYWIDRAYWGRGIATAALRGLLAEVPERPLYARAAADNPGSRRVLEKCGFQLTAKARGYAHARGEETDEVVLTLAR